From the genome of Winogradskyella forsetii, one region includes:
- a CDS encoding GNAT family N-acetyltransferase, which translates to MDKIFELIKEHNSTLLNINEGTFEAYIEKLRKNATFVTHIEEGEIVAFLAFYTNNENINFSYATMLIVEPRYRRYGLATQLMKYWLCYAKNKNYESARVEVNMKNSNTLKMCEKIGFKITEVKEKTYILEQSL; encoded by the coding sequence ATGGATAAAATATTTGAATTAATAAAGGAGCATAATAGTACCTTATTGAATATAAATGAGGGAACTTTTGAAGCGTATATTGAAAAATTAAGAAAAAATGCTACTTTCGTTACCCATATCGAAGAAGGTGAAATTGTAGCGTTTTTAGCATTTTATACAAATAATGAGAACATAAATTTTTCATACGCAACAATGTTAATCGTAGAACCTCGCTATCGCAGGTATGGGTTAGCGACTCAGCTAATGAAATATTGGTTATGTTACGCAAAAAATAAAAATTATGAATCTGCCAGAGTAGAGGTTAATATGAAAAATTCCAACACTCTGAAAATGTGTGAAAAGATCGGTTTTAAAATAACAGAGGTTAAAGAAAAAACGTATATTTTAGAGCAATCATTATGA